In the Longimicrobiaceae bacterium genome, one interval contains:
- a CDS encoding response regulator transcription factor: VDDEPQVRRAIRNALQSESVRVIEAATAGEGIDLAAAERPSLIVLDLGLPDRPGIQVCAEVRKWSTVPIVVLSARHSDHEKVELLDAGADDYVTKPFNPAELCARVRAQLRRARTSSDGQPELLACGEVVIDVARRRLERAGQAVHLTPIEWDLLRAFVRQRGRTLTHAQLFRAVWNRSDGDPQQYLRVHVANLRRKIEADSLRPRLIVTEPGVGYRFEEPA, from the coding sequence TGGTGGACGACGAGCCGCAGGTGCGCCGCGCGATCCGGAACGCGTTGCAAAGCGAGTCCGTGCGCGTGATCGAGGCTGCCACGGCGGGCGAGGGAATCGACTTGGCGGCGGCGGAGAGGCCGTCGCTGATCGTGCTGGACCTGGGGCTGCCGGACCGGCCCGGGATCCAGGTCTGCGCGGAGGTGCGGAAGTGGTCCACCGTGCCCATCGTCGTCCTCTCCGCACGGCACTCGGACCACGAGAAGGTGGAGCTGCTGGACGCGGGCGCGGACGACTACGTGACCAAGCCGTTCAACCCGGCGGAGCTGTGCGCTCGCGTCCGTGCCCAGCTTCGTCGCGCGCGGACCTCGTCCGATGGCCAGCCGGAGCTGCTGGCGTGCGGTGAGGTGGTGATCGACGTGGCGCGGCGGCGGCTGGAGCGCGCGGGCCAGGCCGTGCACCTCACGCCCATCGAGTGGGACCTGCTGCGCGCCTTCGTGCGGCAGCGCGGGCGGACGCTCACGCACGCGCAGCTCTTCCGCGCGGTGTGGAATCGCTCGGACGGCGACCCGCAGCAGTACCTGCGCGTGCACGTGGCCAACCTGCGCCGGAAGATCGAGGCCGACTCGCTGCGCCCGCGCCTGATCGTGACCGAGCCGGGCGTG